A stretch of Prosthecodimorpha staleyi DNA encodes these proteins:
- a CDS encoding cytochrome c produces the protein MKRNLALAAAMVVAGSASAVAETPVERGAYLMKSIVACGNCHTVQTPKGPLADRDLAGGMEIPDEGMVARVPNITSDKETGIGKWTEAQLILAIREGKRPDGSIIGPPMPIGQYRKMADDDVKAIVAYLQQTKPVAGKVAASEYKFPLPPAYGPPVGKVEAPSRSDKVAYGRYLVTALGHCIECHSPMGAQGPDTEGRPFQGGAVFKGPWGASVAPALNASHLGSWSDDEIKRAITTGVSKDGRHLTPPMGFGYYKNMAAADLDSIVAYLRTLK, from the coding sequence ATGAAACGGAATCTGGCCCTTGCGGCCGCGATGGTCGTGGCCGGCAGCGCGTCGGCCGTGGCGGAGACGCCGGTCGAGCGCGGCGCCTATCTGATGAAGTCCATCGTCGCCTGCGGCAACTGCCATACGGTGCAGACCCCGAAGGGGCCGCTGGCCGACCGGGATCTCGCCGGCGGCATGGAGATACCCGACGAGGGCATGGTCGCCCGGGTGCCGAACATCACCTCCGACAAGGAGACGGGCATCGGCAAGTGGACCGAGGCGCAACTCATCCTGGCCATTCGCGAAGGCAAGCGCCCCGACGGCAGCATCATCGGCCCGCCGATGCCGATCGGCCAGTACCGCAAGATGGCCGACGACGACGTGAAGGCGATCGTCGCCTATCTGCAACAGACCAAGCCGGTCGCCGGCAAGGTGGCGGCCTCCGAGTACAAGTTCCCGTTGCCGCCCGCCTATGGTCCGCCGGTCGGCAAGGTCGAGGCGCCGAGCCGATCCGACAAGGTCGCCTATGGCCGCTATCTGGTGACCGCACTCGGCCACTGTATCGAATGCCATTCGCCGATGGGTGCCCAGGGCCCGGATACCGAGGGCCGGCCGTTCCAGGGCGGCGCCGTGTTCAAGGGGCCGTGGGGCGCCAGCGTCGCGCCGGCGCTCAACGCCTCGCATCTCGGCTCCTGGTCGGACGACGAGATCAAGCGGGCGATCACCACCGGCGTCTCCAAGGACGGCCGTCACCTGACCCCGCCGATGGGCTTCGGCTACTACAAGAACATGGCGGCCGCTGACCTCGACTCGATCGTTGCCTATCTGCGCACGCTGAAGTGA
- the hppD gene encoding 4-hydroxyphenylpyruvate dioxygenase — MGPFPHDAAAAVIDAANPMGTDGFEFIEFAHPSPDELAALFARMGFAPVARHRSKQVTLWRQGDVNYVINAEPDSFAADFARRHGPCVCAMGFRVVDAAHALNRAVELGATPVEARVGPGELAIPAIEGIGGSLIYFVDRYGAKGSIWEIDFEWTGARDPAPEGAGLYYLDHLTHNVHRGRMDHWADWYARLFNFRQIRYFDIEGKLTGLTSRAMTSPCGKIRIPINQSADDRSQIEEYLKEYKGEGIQHIACGCRDIYASVEALRANGLPFMPAPPATYYEKVDGRLPGHGESIDRLAANGILIDGEGVVDGGTTKVLLQIFSGTVVGPIFFEFIERKGDDGFGEGNFRALFESIEEDQIRRGVLSAAE; from the coding sequence ATGGGTCCCTTTCCGCACGATGCCGCCGCTGCCGTGATCGATGCCGCCAACCCGATGGGCACGGACGGCTTCGAGTTCATCGAATTCGCCCACCCGAGCCCGGACGAACTGGCTGCGCTGTTCGCCCGCATGGGCTTCGCGCCGGTCGCCCGGCATCGCTCCAAGCAGGTCACGCTCTGGCGCCAGGGCGACGTGAACTACGTGATCAACGCCGAGCCGGACAGCTTCGCGGCCGACTTCGCCCGCCGCCACGGCCCCTGCGTCTGCGCCATGGGCTTCCGGGTGGTCGATGCCGCCCATGCCCTCAACAGGGCCGTCGAACTGGGTGCGACACCGGTCGAAGCCCGTGTCGGACCGGGCGAACTGGCCATTCCGGCGATCGAGGGCATCGGCGGCTCGCTGATCTATTTCGTCGACCGCTACGGCGCCAAGGGCTCGATCTGGGAGATCGATTTCGAGTGGACCGGCGCACGCGACCCCGCCCCCGAGGGCGCCGGCCTCTACTATCTCGACCACCTGACCCACAACGTCCATCGCGGCCGCATGGACCATTGGGCAGACTGGTACGCTAGGCTCTTCAACTTCCGCCAGATCCGCTACTTCGACATCGAGGGCAAGCTGACCGGTCTGACCAGCCGGGCCATGACCAGCCCCTGCGGCAAGATCCGCATCCCGATCAACCAGTCGGCCGACGATCGCAGCCAGATCGAGGAATACTTGAAGGAATACAAGGGCGAGGGCATTCAGCACATCGCCTGCGGCTGCCGCGACATCTACGCCTCGGTCGAAGCCCTGCGCGCCAACGGCCTACCCTTCATGCCGGCCCCACCGGCGACCTACTACGAAAAGGTCGACGGCCGCCTGCCCGGCCACGGCGAATCGATCGACCGGCTGGCCGCCAACGGCATCCTGATCGACGGCGAGGGCGTGGTCGACGGCGGCACCACCAAGGTGCTGTTGCAGATCTTCTCCGGCACCGTGGTCGGCCCGATCTTCTTCGAGTTCATCGAGCGCAAGGGCGACGACGGCTTCGGCGAGGGCAATTTCCGCGCCCTGTTCGAATCGATCGAGGAGGATCAGATCCGGCGCGGGGTGCTGTCGGCCGCCGAGTGA
- a CDS encoding Lrp/AsnC family transcriptional regulator — MIALDGYDLRLLAALQTDGRLTNQELAERVHLSASQCSRRRQALEEAGVIRRYRAELDGERLGLGVTAFVNVQLSRHSEQNARRFRDVIADCDEVLEAHALTGDMDYLIKIAVRDLKSFADFVNSVLLAHETVAHVTSRIVIETLKSGGALPLKPGAGG, encoded by the coding sequence ATGATCGCACTGGATGGCTACGACCTGCGCCTGCTCGCCGCGCTGCAGACGGACGGCCGGCTGACCAACCAGGAACTGGCCGAGCGGGTGCATCTGTCCGCCTCGCAATGTTCGAGGCGCCGGCAGGCGCTGGAGGAAGCGGGCGTGATCCGCCGCTACCGGGCGGAGCTCGACGGCGAGCGGCTCGGTCTCGGCGTGACCGCCTTCGTCAATGTGCAGCTGTCGCGCCATTCCGAGCAGAATGCGCGCCGATTCCGCGATGTCATCGCCGATTGCGACGAGGTGTTGGAGGCCCATGCGCTGACCGGCGACATGGACTACCTGATCAAGATCGCGGTTCGCGACCTGAAGAGCTTCGCGGATTTCGTCAACTCGGTCCTGCTCGCGCACGAGACCGTCGCCCATGTCACGTCGCGCATCGTGATCGAGACGCTGAAGAGCGGCGGCGCGCTGCCGCTCAAGCCCGGGGCAGGGGGGTGA